A single genomic interval of Labrus mixtus chromosome 6, fLabMix1.1, whole genome shotgun sequence harbors:
- the vip gene encoding VIP peptides — MCKAMLQRTGPHLLFLIALCSVFYSRTLSLPYTSMRPSRHADGLFTSGYSKLLGQLSARRYLESLIGKRVSDELMDEPVKRHSDAIFTDNYSRFRKQMAVKKYLNSVLTGKRSLEDPVTSDPEDSMDEPNTFQDSYSDINVDHLLNNFQLPL; from the exons at GTGTAAAGCGATGTTACAACGAACCGGACCCCATCTGCTTTTCCTAATAGCCCTGTGCAGTGTGTTTTATTCCCGGACTTTGAGTCTGCCATACACATCCATGAG ACCGTCGAGACACGCAGACGGTCTGTTCACCAGTGGATACAGCAAACTGCTCGGACAGCTGTCAGCGCGGAGGTATCTGGAGTCTCTGATCGGAAAACGGGTCAG TGACGAGCTGATGGATGAGCCAGTGAAGCGCCACTCAGACGCCATCTTTACAGACAATTACAGCCGCTTCCGCAAACAAATGGCCGTCAAGAAGTACCTCAACTCAGTGTTGACAGGAAAGAGAAG CCTAGAAGATCCTGTAACCAGTGACCCAGAGGACTCCATGGATGAACCCAACACCTTCCAGGACAGCTACAGTGACATCAACGTAGACCATCTCCTAAACAACTTTCAATTG CCACTTTGA
- the fbxo5 gene encoding F-box only protein 5: MKCPSYEATRTNKMERSSAAESKVLHLKASPVKEPIPIKPQCPPAGVTTVLFSLNTNTRAVHNKENSNSREHDRSLDEVFEDSGYLSLHNSQLGDRHGEEEDHIQDKPPALLSSVATHHEKTEKSPSKCVKNCSRLLARVAASPPVDCQRRRAAAYSLSSTPKDNHKDPNLPILKFQRAVCEQLAKSYQRNKRYDWSIPSQVAEDYLLDRVTGGHMGLEFVDIFESLLSRNMRSILTNILALLSDMDLISCKKVSRTWRKIICEDTAARRRCQAKQELGESRSSQRGCGLTRDVAVSRLVLSSMQTLASSSTPSSSSSSSSTLSGRVSRQTDPSQRGRTPNSQCTRFNDYVQAASSLKQHESLRSCKCCGSPSTYSSEAKRAKCTRLSCQFDFCTLCQQAFHGSTPCRVVQPRAHFTSSKTNQIIPGSARSKRNVRRL, encoded by the exons ATGAAATGTCCCAGCTACGAAGCCACCAGAACAAACAAAATGGAGAGAAGCTCTGCTGCAGAGTCTAAGGTACTGCACCTTAAAGCGTCCCCTGTGAAAGAGCCCATCCCCATCAAACCTCAGTGCCCACCTGCAGGAGTGACCACAGTGTTGTTCTCGCtcaacactaacacaagagcgGTCCACAACAaggaaaacagcaacagcagggAGCACGACAGGTCTCTGGATGAAGTGTTTGAAGACAGTGGCTACCTGTCTCTGCACAACAGTCAGCTTGGTGATCGTCATGGGGAGGAAGAGGACCACATCCAGGACAAACCCCCGGCATTGCTGTCTTCTGTTGCCACACACCACGAAAAGACTGAGAAATCCCCCTCCAAATGTGTGAAGAACTGTAGCAGACTCCTGGCTCGGGTGGCAGCGTCCCCTCCTGTAGATtgtcagagaagaagagctgcAGCATATTCGCTGTCATCCACCCCAAAAGACAATCACAAGGACCCTAATCTGCCTATTCTGAAGTTCCAGCGTGCTGTGTGTGAACAGCTTGCCAAGAGCTATCAGAGGAACAAGAG GTATGACTGGAGCATCCCCTCACAAGTAGCAGAGGATTATCTTTTGGATCGAGTGACGGGAGGTCACATGGGCCTGGAGTTCGTAGATATTTTTGAATCACTGCTTTCCAGGAACATGAGAAGCATATTGACCAACATTCTTGCCTTGCTGAGTGACATGGACCTTATAAG CTGTAAGAAGGTGAGCAGGACATGGAGGAAGATCATCTGTGAGGACACAGCAGCTCGGAGAAGGTGTCAAGCCAAGCAGGAACTCGGG GAGTCACGGAGCTCTCAGAGAGGTTGCGGTCTCACCAGAGATGTAGCCGTGTCCAGGTTGGTGCTGTCCAGCATGCAGACCCTGGCCTCATCAAGCACTCCGTCTTCAtcgtcttcgtcttcgtctACACTGAGCGGCAGAGTCAGCAGGCAGACCGATCCCTCTCAGAGGGGCAGAACGCCCAACTCCCAGTGTACACGCTTTAATGACTATGTGCAG GCCGCCAGCAGCCTGAAGCAGCATGAGTCTCTTCGTTCCTGCAAGTGCTGTGGCTCACCATCGACGTATTCGTCCGAGGCTAAGAGGGCCAAATGCACACGCCTCAGCTGTCAGTTTGACTTCTGCACCCTCTGTCAGCAGGCCTTCCACGGCTCCACGCCCTGCAGAGTGGTGCAGCCCAGAGCCCACTTCACGTCCTCCAAGACCAACCAGATCATACCGGGAAGTGCTCGCAGCAAAAGGAACGTTCGGCGCCTGTGA
- the mtrf1l gene encoding peptide chain release factor 1-like, mitochondrial, with amino-acid sequence MQSLSLFHCPNQISRFGCNIGKIVSPYTMAYRRVVNLLPRGKESVFSLWKPRQQKVPCFIIQEHTINHVGRTVRTFHAGTTLMVAKLLSVEELFAKRSLQDYLKKTEVEYNECLREFNKGVTDQQCGQDELRTKRTKVSLLAPLIQSVRELDAKQKELAETETLLTEEDPALRELAELERESCLQDIQDLNQKILDLLIPEEEEDLSDLVLEVKAGVGGQEAMLFTSEVLEMYHGYAHHNGWSFDILEHMTSELGGLRHASVSISGPQSYKRMKFEAGVHRVQRVPKTEKQGRMHTSTMTVAVLPQPTEISFTINPKDLRIDTMRASGAGGQHVNTTDSAVRIVHLPTGVVAECQQERSQLKNKEKAMKALRAKLYSIKHEEETSKRYNQRKVQIGTRGRSEKIRTYNFAQDRITDHRIGMTVHDIKSFLLGENLLDEMNSSLQEFSNQEILMELLGENNQGRS; translated from the exons ATGCAGTCACTTTCATTGTTTCATTGTCCAAATCAAATCTCTCGGTTCGGTT GCAATATTGGGAAAATAGTGTCCCCTTATACAATGGCTTACAGAAGAGTTGTTAACCTTCTTCCAAGAGGAAAGGAGAGTGTCTTTAGTCTGTGGAAACCTCGTCAACAAAAAGTGCCATGTTTCATAATCCAAGAACACACCATTAATCACGTTGGCAGAACTGTAAGAACTTTTCACGCTGGCACAACATTGATGGTAGCCAAGCTTCTGTCAGTAGAGGAGCTGTTTGCCAAGAGGTCTCTGCAGGATTACTTGAAGAAGACGGAGGTGGAGTACAATGAGTGCTTGAGAGAATTCAACAAAGGGGTGACGGACCAACAGTGCGGTCAGGACGAACTGaggaccaagaggaccaaagtgTCCCTTTTGGCTCCTCTCATCCAGAGCGTCAGAGAGCTGGACGCCAAACAAAAAGAGTTGGCTGAGACTGAGACGTTACTGACAG AGGAAGATCCAGCCCTGAGAGAACTGGCAGAGCTGGAAAGAGAAAGCTGTCTGCAAGATATTCAGGATCTAAATCAAAAG ATCCTGGATCTGTTGATacctgaggaagaggaagatctGAGCGACCTCGTGCTAGAGGTTAAAGCCGGAGTCGGGGGTCAGGAGGCCATGCTATTCACATCAGAG GTGCTTGAAATGTACCATGGCTACGCTCACCACAACGGCTGGTCCTTTGACATCTTGGAGCACATGACAAGTGAACTAG GTGGACTTCGTCATGCCTCAGTCAGCATCAGCGGTCCTCAGAGCTACAAGAGGATGAAGTTTGAGGCTGGAGTCCATCGTGTTCAGCGGGTCCCCAAGACTGAAAAACAAGGTCGAATGCACACCAGCACCATGACCGTGGCTGTGTTGCCCCAACCCACCGAG ATCTCTTTCACGATAAATCCGAAGGACCTGAGGATAGACACAATGAGAGCGAGTGGAGCCGGAGGTCAACATGTGAACACCACAGACAGTGCAGTCAGAATAGTCCACTTGCCAACAG GCGTGGTCGCAGAGTGCCAGCAGGAACGCTCGCAGCTGAAGAACAAGGAGAAAGCAATGAAGGCTCTGAGAGCAAAACTGTACAGCATAAAGCATGAGGAGGAGACCAGCAAACGCTACAACCAGCGTAAAGTACAG ATTGGCACTAGAGGCAGATCAGAGAAGATTCGAACCTACAACTTTGCCCAGGACCGTATAACAGACCACCGTATCGGCATGACGGTGCATGACATCAAGAGCTTCCTGCTGGGAGAGAATCTGCTGGACGAGATGAACTCCTCACTACAAGAGTTCTCCAACCAGGAGATACTCATGGAACTGCTGGGAGAAAACAACCAGGGAAGGTCATGA